One region of Vitis vinifera cultivar Pinot Noir 40024 chromosome 1, ASM3070453v1 genomic DNA includes:
- the LOC100266215 gene encoding glutamate decarboxylase 1: MVLSKTASESDVSVHSTFASRYVKASLPRFKLPENSIPKEAAYQIINDELMLDGNPRLNLASFVTTWMEPECDKLMMAAINKNYVDMDEYPVTTELQNRCVNIIAHLFNAPLEDSEAAVGVGTVGSSEAIMLAGLAFKRKWQNKRKAEGKPYDKPNIVTGANVQVCWEKFARYFEVELKEVKLRDGYYVMDPEKAVEMVDENTICVAAILGSTLNGEFEDVKLLNDLLVEKNKQTGWDTPIHVDAASGGFIAPFLYPELEWDFRLPLVKSINVSGHKYGLVYAGIGWVVWRSKEDLPEELIFHINYLGADQPTFTLNFSKGSSQVIAQYYQLIRLGFEGYRNVMENCQENAMALKEGLEKTGRFNIISKDNGVPLVAFSLKDNSCHDEFEVADMLRRFGWIVPAYTMPPDAQHVTVLRVVVREDFSRTLAERLVFDITKVLHELDMLPAKLSAKISVEEKKQNGTILKKSVIETQREITDAWKKFVMAKKTNGVC, encoded by the exons ATGGTTCTCTCAAAAACTGCTTCTGAGTCGGATGTCTCCGTGCACTCCACCTTTGCCTCTCGCTACGTGAAAGCTTCGCTTCCGAG GTTCAAGTTGCCGGAGAACTCGATCCCGAAGGAGGCGGCGTACCAGATCATAAACGACGAACTGATGCTTGATGGCAATCCTAGGCTAAACCTGGCTTCGTTTGTGACTACTTGGATGGAGCCTGAATGTGATAAGCTTATGATGGCTGCCATAAACAAGAACTATGTGGACATGGATGAATACCCGGTTACCACTGAGCTTCAG AACCGATGCGTGAACATCATAGCCCATCTATTCAATGCTCCATTGGAAGACTCAGAGGCTGCCGTGGGAGTGGGGACGGTGGGGTCCTCCGAGGCGATAATGCTAGCAGGGCTTGCTTTCAAGAGGAAGTGGCAGAACAAGAGAAAGGCTGAGGGGAAGCCTTATGACAAGCCCAACATCGTCACTGGTGCTAATGTTCAG GTGTGCTGGGAGAAGTTCGCAAGGTACTTTGAGGTAGAACTGAAGGAAGTGAAATTGAGGGACGGCTACTATGTAATGGACCCAGAGAAAGCTGTGGAAATGGTGGATGAAAACACCATCTGTGTTGCGGCAATCTTGGGCTCAACTCTCAATGGAGAATTTGAAGATGTTAAGCTCTTGAACGATCTCTTGGTCGAAAAGAACAAGCAAACAGG ATGGGATACCCCAATTCATGTTGATGCAGCTAGTGGTGGATTCATTGCACCATTCCTTTATCCGGAACTGGAGTGGGACTTCCGCCTTCCATTGGTGAAGAGCATTAATGTTAGTGGCCACAAGTATGGCCTCGTATATGCTGGAATTGGGTGGGTTGTTTGGAGGAGCAAAGAGGACTTGCCCGAAGAACTTATCTTTCACATAAACTACCTTGGAGCCGATCAACCAACCTTCACTCTCAATTTCTCCAAAG GTTCTAGTCAAGTCATCGCCCAGTATTATCAACTAATTCGCTTGGGTTTCGAG GGATACCGAAATGTGATGGAGAATTGCCAGGAAAATGCTATGGCGCTGAAAGAAGGACTGGAGAAGACTGGGCGCTTTAACATCATCTCCAAGGACAATGGGGTCCCTCTGGTGGCCTTCTCTCTCAAGGACAATTCATGCCATGATGAGTTTGAGGTTGCAGACATGCTTCGCCGCTTCGGCTGGATTGTGCCTGCCTACACCATGCCACCAGATGCTCAGCATGTTACAGTGCTCCGAGTTGTGGTTAGGGAAGACTTTTCACGCACCCTTGCTGAGCGCCTTGTATTTGACATCACCAAGGTGCTCCATGAACTTGATATGCTCCCAGCAAAGCTCAGTGCCAAGATTTCTGTCGAAGAGAAAAAGCAAAATGGCACAATTCTGAAGAAATCCGTGATCGAGACACAGAGGGAAATCACCGATGCTTGGAAGAAATTTGTCATGGCCAAGAAAACGAACGGCGTTTGTTAG
- the LOC100261008 gene encoding glutamate decarboxylase 4, translated as MVLSVVQGCEEESSSVVSSVFASRYVQDPPPRYKMPEKSIPKEAAYQIVHDELLLDGLPRLNLATFVTTWMEPECDKLMAEAINKNYVDMDEYPVTTELQNRCVNMIAKLFNAPSADQTKQAVGVGTVGSSEAMMLAGLAFKKKWQNKRKAQKKPFDKPNIVTGANVQVCWEKFARYFEVELKEVKLREGYYVMDPVKAVEMVDENTICVAAILGSTFNGEFEDVKLLNTLLTQKNKRTGWDTPIHVDAASGGFVAPFLYPELEWDFRLPLVKSINVSGHKYGLVYAGVGWAIWRSKEELPEELIFHINYLGGDEPTFTLNFSKGSSQVIAQYYQFLRMGFEGYKKVMSNCMESARILREGLEKTGRFQIISKEKGVPVVAFAFKGNDRKNLAFGLSKALRNYGWIVPAYTMPANAENVTVLRVVVREDFGRQLVEKLLFHIGVALKEVTDAASSVPMIRLTVEMKADESEMNAGEGTLHIPAASVHWKHDKPETVDTQVPIMDGKTKGVC; from the exons ATGGTTCTCTCAGTTGTTCAGGGGTGCGAAGAAGAATCATCCAGCGTTGTTAGCTCAGTTTTTGCATCAAGATATGTTCAGGACCCACCTCCAAG GTATAAGATGCCGGAGAAATCGATTCCAAAAGAAGCAGCATACCAGATAGTACACGATGAATTACTATTAGATGGTCTTCCCAGGCTTAACTTGGCTACATTCGTCACCACATGGATGGAACCTGAGTGTGATAAGCTGATGGCAGAAGCCATCAACAAGAATTATGTAGACATGGATGAATACCCAGTCACAACTGAGCTTCAG AATCGGTGCGTGAACATGATTGCAAAACTTTTCAACGCTCCATCAGCTGATCAGACAAAACAAGCAGTTGGAGTTGGGACAGTGGGATCCTCAGAGGCAATGATGTTGGCCGGATTGGCATTCAAGAAGAAGTGGCAAAACAAGAGAAAGGCGCAAAAGAAACCTTTTGACAAGCCTAATATTGTTACTGGTGCCAATGTTCAG GTTTGTTGGGAGAAATTTGCAAGATACTTTGAAGTGGAGTTGAAGGAAGTGAAACTAAGAGAAGGGTACTATGTGATGGACCCGGTGAAAGCGGTGGAGATGGTGGATGAGAACACCATCTGTGTTGCAGCTATCCTGGGTTCTACCTTCAATGGTGAATTTGAAGATGTCAAGCTCTTGAACACTCTCCTTACTCAAAAGAACAAGAGAACTGG GTGGGACACCCCAATTCATGTGGATGCAGCCAGTGGAGGATTTGTGGCTCCTTTTTTATACCCAGAACTGGAATGGGATTTCCGGCTACCTTTGGTGAAGAGCATCAATGTCAGCGGCCACAAATACGGCCTTGTCTACGCTGGAGTTGGGTGGGCCATTTGGAGGAGCAAAGAGGAATTGCCTGAAGAACTCATCTTCCACATAAACTACCTTGGTGGTGATGAACCCACCTTCACCCTCAACTTCTCCAAGG GGTCCAGTCAGGTTATTGCACAATACTACCAGTTCTTGCGCATGGGCTTTGAG GGATACAAGAAAGTGATGAGCAACTGCATGGAAAGTGCGAGGATACTTCGAGAGGGATTGGAGAAAACAGGGcgtttccaaataatttcaaaggAGAAAGGAGTACCCGTCGTGGCCTTTGCATTCAAGGGTAACGATCGTAAAAACTTGGCATTCGGATTATCAAAAGCCTTGAGGAACTACGGGTGGATTGTTCCAGCTTACACGATGCCAGCCAATGCGGAGAATGTCACGGTCCTTCGGGTGGTTGTTCGTGAGGACTTTGGGCGGCAGCTGGTTGAGAAGTTGCTTTTCCACATTGGAGTTGCGTTGAAGGAGGTCACGGATGCAGCAAGTAGTGTTCCAATGATAAGACTTACAGTGGAAATGAAGGCAGATGAGAGTGAAATGAATGCAGGTGAGGGAACTCTACACATACCGGCGGCTTCAGTGCACTGGAAGCATGATAAACCCGAAACTGTTGACACTCAAGTGCCCATAATGGATGGTAAAACTAAAGGGGTTTGCTGA